A part of Paraliobacillus zengyii genomic DNA contains:
- a CDS encoding HAD family hydrolase has protein sequence MITTIFFDLDDTLLWDKKSIQQAFQKTCELAKVKYGISESTLEEAVRLEARKLYEGYHTYDFTQMIGINPFEGLWGNFDDDQDMFREMYNIVPNYRKEAWTNGLKALGINDPSFGVQLADQFIKEREESPFLYEETFSVLNELKHEYQLLLLTNGAPSLQQKKLAITPELKKYFNHIVISGDFGKGKPDPSIFEHALELSNVSKEQALMVGDNLMTDILGSNRTGIRNVWINREDKQSVEVKPTYEIKHLEELFSLLDKLNK, from the coding sequence ATGATTACTACAATTTTTTTCGATCTTGATGATACATTGCTTTGGGATAAAAAAAGCATTCAACAAGCTTTTCAGAAAACGTGTGAATTGGCTAAAGTGAAATATGGAATTAGTGAAAGCACTTTAGAAGAGGCCGTACGATTAGAAGCGCGTAAATTATATGAGGGCTATCACACATATGATTTCACACAGATGATAGGCATAAACCCTTTTGAAGGCTTGTGGGGTAACTTTGATGACGATCAAGATATGTTTCGTGAGATGTATAACATTGTGCCTAATTATCGAAAAGAAGCTTGGACTAATGGTTTAAAGGCACTTGGAATTAATGATCCAAGCTTTGGTGTACAATTAGCAGACCAATTTATTAAAGAACGAGAAGAAAGTCCATTTTTATATGAAGAAACGTTTTCTGTATTAAATGAGTTAAAACACGAATACCAATTACTTTTATTAACAAACGGTGCACCTTCTTTGCAACAGAAAAAGTTAGCTATAACACCTGAACTTAAGAAATACTTTAATCATATTGTTATTTCTGGTGATTTTGGTAAAGGAAAGCCCGATCCAAGTATTTTTGAACATGCCCTTGAACTTTCAAATGTAAGTAAGGAGCAAGCACTAATGGTCGGTGATAATCTAATGACAGACATTCTTGGATCAAATAGAACAGGAATTAGAAATGTTTGGATTAACCGTGAGGATAAACAATCAGTAGAAGTTAAACCAACCTATGAAATTAAACATCTAGAAGAATTATTTTCTCTACTTGATAAGTTGAACAAATAA